The following coding sequences are from one Candidatus Lokiarchaeota archaeon window:
- a CDS encoding MBL fold metallo-hydrolase: MTISIQLLAHASVQIKSESQNIYIDPTTKGTGLKKKDFAPADLILVTHGHQDHFDKALIKKIRKMGSPVIAPEILKDELKGGIVWGMSPGERMEISNGVVVWAVPAYNVKRFRESGEPFHPREIGLGYVIKVDEKRIYHAGDTDLIPEMEELPKLDVALLPSGGTYTMDMDEAAEAAILIQPKVAVPMHLRGADPQAFKKEVETKSPSKVVILAEGKQLELD; encoded by the coding sequence ATGACGATATCCATTCAACTATTAGCACATGCAAGTGTCCAAATCAAATCTGAATCTCAGAACATCTATATCGACCCAACTACGAAAGGCACTGGTCTCAAGAAGAAAGACTTCGCCCCTGCAGACTTGATATTAGTCACGCATGGACACCAGGACCATTTCGATAAGGCCCTCATCAAGAAGATTCGAAAGATGGGTTCACCAGTTATTGCCCCCGAAATCCTGAAGGACGAGCTCAAAGGGGGTATCGTCTGGGGTATGAGCCCTGGTGAGCGAATGGAAATCAGCAATGGTGTTGTCGTCTGGGCCGTTCCTGCGTATAACGTAAAACGGTTCCGCGAGTCGGGGGAACCGTTTCATCCACGTGAAATAGGCCTAGGTTACGTCATCAAAGTGGACGAGAAGAGGATCTATCATGCGGGTGACACAGATTTGATTCCCGAGATGGAAGAGCTTCCCAAACTGGATGTGGCTCTGCTACCGAGTGGAGGCACCTATACGATGGACATGGATGAGGCTGCTGAGGCTGCAATTCTAATCCAACCGAAAGTAGCTGTTCCGATGCATCTTCGAGGAGCTGATCCACAGGCATTCAAGAAGGAAGTTGAGACCAAATCCCCAAGCAAGGTTGTCATACTCGCAGAAGGGAAGCAATTGGAACTAGACTGA
- a CDS encoding ArsR family transcriptional regulator, with product MKVVDAKRREIESDLRGNTLRVYWYMLQKGEEVGVREVQRQLNMSSPSVASHHLSKLVDMDLVEKNAGSYALCRIIKVGVLKEFISYRGVLLPRYAFVAFFFTAYTFAYSLIALFAPISVFDRYIAIGVGLLGAAFGWFETYRLWKLKII from the coding sequence ATGAAAGTGGTGGATGCAAAGCGCAGGGAAATTGAGTCAGATTTGAGAGGTAATACCCTGCGCGTATATTGGTATATGCTGCAGAAAGGTGAAGAAGTAGGGGTTCGCGAAGTACAACGCCAGCTCAATATGTCCAGTCCCTCTGTGGCCAGTCACCACCTGTCAAAGCTTGTGGATATGGACCTTGTTGAGAAAAATGCAGGTTCCTACGCGCTCTGTCGAATTATCAAGGTCGGTGTACTGAAAGAATTCATATCCTACCGGGGAGTGCTTTTGCCTCGCTATGCATTTGTTGCATTTTTCTTCACGGCCTATACATTCGCCTATTCTCTCATAGCTCTTTTTGCACCGATTTCTGTTTTCGATAGATACATCGCAATTGGAGTTGGCCTACTGGGAGCGGCCTTTGGATGGTTTGAAACCTATAGGCTGTGGAAACTGAAAATAATCTAG